The Parambassis ranga chromosome 19, fParRan2.1, whole genome shotgun sequence genome contains a region encoding:
- the avpr1aa gene encoding arginine vasopressin receptor 1Aa encodes MHTHDSVLPLSRVNRSLVFTNDLMMETFGNSTVHPNGSDPFARNEEVAQIEIMVLSITFVVAVIGNVSVLLAMYNTKKKMSRMHLFIRHLSLADLVVAFFQVLPQLCWEITFRFYGPDFLCRIVKHLQVMGMFASTYMMVMMTLDRYIAICHPLKTLQQPTRRSYIMIISTWGCSLVLSTPQYFIFSLSEIKNGSDVYDCWANFIEPWGAKAYITWITVGIFLVPVVILMMCYGFICHSIWKNIKYKKRKTMAGAVSKNGLIGKNSVSSVTTISRAKLRTVKMTFVIVLAYIVCWAPFFIVQMWSVWDENFQWADSENTAVTLSALLASLNSCCNPWIYMIFSGHLLQDFVHCFSCCHKMNTDFKKEDSDSSLRRTTLLTKMTNRSPTGSTGNWRELDNSPKSTIQAE; translated from the exons ATGCACACTCATGACAGTGTGCTGCCCCTGAGCAGAGTGAACAGGTCTCTGGTTTTCACTAATGACTTAATGATGGAAACTTTTGGGAACAGCACCGTCCATCCGAACGGATCCGATCCGTTTGCAAGAAACGAAGAGGTGGCCCAAATCGAGATCATGGTCCTGAGCATCACCTTCGTGGTCGCTGTGATTGGGAATGTAAGCGTCCTGCTGGCCATGTACAACACCAAGAAGAAGATGTCTCGCATGCACCTTTTCATCAGACACCTCAGCCTGGCTGATCTGGTGGTCGCCTTCTTCCAGGTGTTGCCGCAGCTCTGCTGGGAGATCACCTTCCGCTTCTACGGCCCAGACTTTCTCTGCAGGATAGTGAAGCACCTGCAGGTAATGGGAATGTTTGCCTCCACGTacatgatggtgatgatgacctTGGACCGGTACATTGCCATCTGCCACCCTCTGAAAACCCTCCAGCAGCCCACACGGCGCTCGTATATTATGATTATTTCCACGTGGGGGTGCAGCCTGGTGCTCAGCACTCCGCAGTAtttcatcttctccctgagcGAGATCAAGAACGGCTCGGATGTCTACGACTGCTGGGCGAACTTTATCGAACCCTGGGGCGCCAAGGCGTATATCACCTGGATAACCGTGGGCATCTTCCTTGTTCCCGTGGTAATTCTCATGATGTGCTACGGGTTTATCTGCCACAGTATATGGAAGAATATCAaatacaagaaaagaaaaacgaTGGCTGGTGCTGTGAGCAAAAACGGACTGATTGGAAAGAATTCAGTCAGCAGCGTCACGACTATATCAAGAGCCAAACTGAGAACCgttaaaatgacatttgtgaTAGTTCTGGCGTACATTGTTTGCTGGGCACCATTTTTCATCGTGCAGATGTGGTCCGTGTGGGATGAAAACTTCCAGTGGGCAG ATTCTGAGAACACAGCAGTGACTCTGTCTGCACTCCTTGCCAGTCTGAACAGCTGCTGTAACCCCTGGATATACATGATCTTCAGCGgtcacctcctccaggattTCGTGCACTGCTTTTCGTGCTGCcacaaaatgaacacagacTTCAAGAAAGAGGATTCAGACAGCAGCCTCCGCAGGACAACGCTGCTGACTAAGATGACCAATCGGAGCCCTACGGGCAGCACTGGCAACTGGAGAGAGCTGGACAATTCTCCCAAATCCACCATTCAGGCAGAGTAA
- the LOC114452120 gene encoding uncharacterized protein LOC114452120 yields the protein MEGVPFDNADIHPAPLVHGPPTLRDGECFHVFISYSSIDHRWTYSLINQLESHGLKVCYHERDFTPGRTVLENMSECIQESQKVMLVLSPEFLKSRWCLLEANMSLFRDCLQRKPIIPVLLEPGVSVPLHLCHITYLEVSDPDFMNKLLKVLCTPNQQLHGSTVVPFQPPSIYNGKALQPLTAVDDEGLNKWESGQFSDMNVPDQLRLIIEDQEKYKRAVRIINRVSKKVWLRPFWVRLLTYFIGVVFLILMVSFSFFLTIELVSDPFPNHKINTSVIVIAVCSLFLYPLGLLFQLALWKNDDEKYILREIQKAVGEANVILSQEKVLLGCQSNSKMYPVYVSLDGCKQEFAVTFTEQGQAEEMFQRAVLCFSSGYAYSLAKRHFPFALPTSSGHLEGGVCFCQYVSEQLNRREWK from the coding sequence ATGGAAGGAGTTCCTTTTGATAACGCAGACATTCACCCTGCTCCCCTCGTTCATGGCCCTCCCACACTGAGAGATGGTGAGTGTTTCCACGTCTTTATTAGCTACAGCAGCATTGATCACCGGTGGACATACTCCCTAATCAACCAGCTAGAGTCCCACGGCCTTAAGGTCTGCTACCATGAGCGTGACTTCACTCCTGGCCGCACCGTATTGGAGAACATGTCCGAGTGCATCCAGGAGAGCCAGAAGGTCATGCTGGTTCTCAGCCCAGAGTTTTTGAAGAGTCGCTGGTGTCTCCTGGAGGCCAACATGTCTCTGTTCAGGGACTGTCTACAGAGGAAACCAATCATCCCAGTGCTACTGGAGCCAGGAGTCTCTGTTCCCCTCCACCTGTGCCACATCACCTACCTGGAAGTCAGTGACCCTGACTTCATGAATAAGCTTCTTAAGGTGCTCTGCACCCCCAACCAGCAGCTTCATGGCTCCACCGTGGTTCCTTTCCAGCCCCCCTCCATCTATAATGGGAAGGCCCTGCAGCCTCTGACTGCTGTCGATGATGAAGGACTCAATAAATGGGAGTCTGGTCAGTTTAGTGACATGAACGTGCCAGACCAACTGCGCCTGATCATTGAGGATCAAGAGAAGTACAAGAGGGCTGTGAGGATCATCAACAGAGTCTCTAAGAAAGTCTGGCTACGACCATTCTGGGTTAGATTACTCACCTACTTTATAGGTGTGGTTTTCCTTATTTTGATGgtatccttttcttttttcctgacAATAGAGCTAGTTAGCGACCCTTTTCCCAATCACAAAATAAATACCTCTGTCATTGTGATTGCTGTGTGTAGTTTGTTCTTGTATCCATTGGGGCTGCTCTTTCAGTTAGCCCTCTGGAAGAATGATGATGAGAAGTACATTCTGAGGGAGATCCAAAAAGCTGTAGGTGAGGCAAATGTCATTCTTTCTCAGGAGAAGGTGCTGCTGGGCTGTCAGTCTAATTCAAAAATGTATCCTGTGTATGTCTCCTTGGATGGTTGCAAACAGGAGTTTGCGGTGACATTTACTGAGCAGGGTCAGGCTGAGGAAATGTTTCAGAGAGCAGTGCTCTGCTTCTCATCGGGGTATGCCTACAGCCTCGCCAAAAGACACTTTCCCTTTGCCCTGCCCACTTCCAGCGGCCACCTGGAGGGAggagtgtgtttctgtcagtatgtgTCTGAGCAGCTGAACAGAAGAGAATGGAAGTGA